CTATCCAAACCCGGTCTCAGACTATGCTTATGTAGAAATAGGGTTTGATTTTAAAGAAGCGGATATTATGCTGTATGATATGGGTGGAAGACAGCTTCAGAGTTTGAAGACTAAGAATAAGGTGACGAAGATTAATACACAGAATCTAATTCAGGGAGCTTATCTGGTGACGATAAAAACGGATAATAATAAAACGGCGAATGCCAAATTAATTAAGAAATAAAAACGATGAAAAAAATAGCTTTACTGACATTAATACTGAATGTCTTTTTATTTATAAATGCTCAAGTTATTGAAGGGTCTTCTTTTGTTCCAAAATATTATCCACCAAGTCCTAACATTTCTTCATTGGGATCTTTTGGAATGTATCCAATGAATCTTGCAACAGGGCAGCCTAATATTGGAATATCATTATTTTCAAATAGCAGTTACGGAAATGATGCTGATATTAATCTGAATTATAATATTTCTTCTGTAAAGCCAGATTTTCAAACTTCCTGGGTTGGATTAGGTTGGAATCTTTCTGTAGGAGGAGCTATTACCAGACTAGTTAATGGAGGAATTGATGAATGTTACTTGAGTAATTATACAGACCCAACAGTATTTTCCTATTATGATCATTATTCAAGGTTAAATACATCAGATTGGTATAGTGATGCGAAATTAACTCAATATTATCAGTTCATGACGCCACTTTTTCCAGCGTATGATGAAGCCTATCCTTCACCGGATGAGTTTGCCTTCAATGTAAATGGGTTAAATGGAAGTTTTTTTAAAAATCATGAAGGAAAATGGATCGTAAAGGCTAATCAAAACTTGGATATAGATGTCAAAGAGGAGCTTAAGTCTGATTTTAGTTTTCTTGAAAATGGAGGTACTACGAACCAGGTGAATTGGTTTCTTAAAAGAATTATTTACGGATTTGTATTGACCGATCAGATTGGAACAAAATATACCTTTGGTAAAGATCCAAAAGCTCTTGAAATCAATGGTATAGAAACTGTAGATACAGCATATAATCCTGCAATGTATGTAAAAAGTTGGTACTTGACTAAAATAGAATACCCAAGTGGAAAAAGTATTTCTTTTGAATACTCTAGTGATAATAGAGCAACCTATGTTGTACATAGTTCAGCATATTATTCTACCTACAAAACCCAGTCATCCTCAGTATCACAAAGTAATACTTCAGGGAATTTTAATTTACTCACCCTTGATAGAAGCTTTTATAAGTATTTAAGCAAAATAAAATTTGATAATAATGAAATCAGTTTTTATAAATCATACTCCAGTGCACTGGATTATAATACTGTAAATGTACCTTGGGGACAGCTCAATACAAACTATGAAATGATTCATTACCCAGGTAATTATAACAGCAGGAAACATTGGTATAAGCTGGATAGTATTGTAGTAAAATCAAATAATGTAAGAAATAATGCGGTCGTATTTAATTATGAGAATACACCAAGTTATAGATTGAGACTATTAAATGTTTCTATTGGTAAAAGTCAACAAACGAAGCAGCAATATTCTTTTGAGTATAATCCTTTAAGATTACCTGAGTTTAATGTCAATAAAACAGACCATTGGGGAAATTATAATAACAAAAATTTTGAAACAAGTGTTCCTCAAGGCCCAAATTATACCTATTCAAAAGCACAGATGCTTACCTATCCTCAGTATAGAGAACCTGACTTTACTTATGGAACAGCAGAATTATTGCAGAAAATTATTTATCCAACTAAGGGATACACTTTAATTGAATATGAACCTCACACTTATTCTAAACTTTTAAACAAAACTATTAATGGTTTTGATGTGAATATTACGGGAAATAAAATTGCTGGAGGTGCAAGAGTTAAAAAGATGACTATCAACGATAATATAAATAGTTACAGTAAGTCCTTTTTCTATGTTGATGACTACCTTAATGGCTCCACCTCTTCTTCAGGAGTATTGGGAGGAATGCCTAATTATTATGATGAGGCTAATATTAATAATGGAAATTTAGAGTTCTGGAAACTATCCTCCTCATCATATATTCCTCTGAATTATACAAATGGAAATTATGTTACCTATTCTAAAGTCTATGAAAAATTAGAAAACGGAGCGATTACAGAACATGCTTTTTCTAATCAGGACAATGGTTTTAAGGATTTGAAATCGAATAACTATCAACTTATTCAGGGAAATATCGGATATGTAAATACATTTGAGCCGGCAAATATAAGTATTGTAAAGAATGCTTTAGATAAACTTGGCTATAATAATTTGGAGGTAGAGCGCGGTAAACCTTTGAATGAAAAATATTATGATAGCAATAAAAATTTACTCAGAGAAATTCAATATAACTATAATACAAATCCGTCAAGGTTAACAGACAAAATACGATCCATTAGTTATATAGCGGATGTATATGGTAAGCCTGTAGATATGACGATGTATGATATGATTGCCCAAATGCATATTGTTTCTAAAATGTCAGCCTATACTATATATTCTCACCATATTCCTCTTGTTTCTACAACGAATATTGAGTATTTTAATAATAATCCTGTTACATCATTATCTCAATATACGTATGGAACAACAAATCATCATCAGTTGTTAAATCAGAGAACAACAATGTCAGATGGAATTGTTAAAGAAACAAATTATAGCTATGCTTACGAAAAAGATAACCAATTGATGATTTCTAAAAATATGGTGGGAATTCCTTTGCAAACAGTAACAAATAAAACAATTGGTCCTGTAAGTAAGATACTATCCAAAACAGAAACATTATATCCATTCAATCAATCAGAAGCAGATCAGAAAACTTCTGGGTTGGTATTACCTTATTCTGTATTGTCTACTGATTTACAAAATAATATTTCTACTGAAGTTACATATGATAAATACGATAGTAAAGGTAATTTACAGCAATATACCACAAAAGATGGAATTCCTGTGTCAATTATCTGGGGTTATGGCCAGACTCAGCCGATTGCAAAAATAGAAGGAGCGAAATTAATAGATATTTCACAATCATTAATAGACTCTATTGTAGATGCTTCCAATACTGACGCTCCTGCAGCAGCTAATAATGATGAGACCTCGTTTTTATCAGTTTTTAATACGTTCAGAAGCGCTTTGTCTAATTATCAGATTACGACTTATACTTATGATCCGCTAATTGGAGTAAGAAGCATCACTCCACCATCGGGCATCAGAGAGATTTATATTTATGATACCGCTAATCGACTGAAAGAAGTTAAACAAATGGATAAAGATGCTGCAGGAAATCTAGTATACAAAATTGTGAAAGAATACAAATACAATTACAAAAACTAAAAACGATGAAAAAGATAATTATTCCTATAGGCTTCTTGGTCATGAGTACTCTACAAGCACAGGTATCCAATACAGAAAACTATATCCAATCCAAAACCTATTTAGATTATAACGGAACCATACCTACTAAAACCTCCGAAACCGTTCAATATTTTGATGGACTCGGGAGACCAAAACAAATAGTCAACGTAAAAGCATCACCTCTTGGAAGAGACGTCGTTACCCATATTGAATATGACCAGTTTGGGAGACAGGTAAATGACTACTTACCCGTTCCGCAATCTCAAACTTTGAATGGAGCGATTGTTCCTACCCCTCTGGCCAATGCTACCCAGCCCGGAATTTATGGATCAGAAAAGATCTATGCAGAAAAGATCTTGGAAAGTTCACCACTGGATAGAATTCAACAACAGATCCAGGTAGGTAACGACTGGACGGGAAAGCCCGTAAAATTTGATTATGATACCAATATAGCTGGTGAAGTAAAGAAATATATCGCTACTTCTGCGGGTGCCACTTCTTCCGGTGTAACATTATCAGGGACCTACGGAGCCAGCCAGCTGTATAAAAATACCATAACTGATGAAGACGGCAATAAAAGCATAGAATTTAAAAACGGACAGGGACAGGTATTATTGGTGAGGAAAGTGATAAGCAGTACAGAAAATGCAGACACTTACTATGTATACAATGAATACAACCAACTGGCTTTTGTAATTCCACCTAAGGCCTCTGCTGTTACAGATCTCAGCACGGTACTCGGGAGCTTGTGCTATATGTACCGGTATGACGGAAGAAACAGGCTGGTGCTTAAAAAACTTCCGGGAAAAGGCTGGGAATATATGGTTTATGATAAACAGGACCGCCTGATCATGACCCAGGACGTTGTAATGGGAGCCTCAAAACAGTGGCTGTTTACCAAATATGACCAGTTTGGAAGAGTAGCCTATACAGGAATATATACCAGTTCCCAGGCTTATGGTGTAGCAGGAAGAGCAGCAGAACAGGCCTTAGCAGATGCAAAAGGCAGTAACAATGTAACCAGAGCCTCTACTGCAGGATTCACCAACAGTGGATTGGATGTATATTATGATAATGGTTCTGCCAGTTATCCAAGTTCTGTCACTAAATTGTTAAGTGTCAACTATTACGACACCTACCCTGCTTACGGCTTCAATCCGGCTTTTCCTTCCACAATTCAGGGAGAGCCCGTTTTGACTCAAACCCCTTCAGCTGATGGGAGAAGCACCAAAGGATTACCAGTAATGAGTTTGGTTAAGAATATCGAAGATGACAGCTGGACAAAGAATTATACGTATTATGACACCAAAGGCAGGCCTGTTGGAAGCTATTCCATTAATCATTTGGGAGGATATACTCAAACAGAAGCTAAGCTTGATTTTTCAGGAGTTCCGCAAGAGACTTTTACCACCCATTTAAGAAGGCCAAATGAAGAAGGTATATCCATCAAAGAAAGATTTGTTTATGATAATCAGAATAGATTATTAAAACATTACCATCAGGTTGACAACTGGACAGAACAGCTGTTAGCAGATAATTCCTATAACGAGCTATCCCAGTTATCCAATAAAAAAGTGGGTTCTGTAAGCGCAGGAGTCCCACTGCAAAGCATAGACTACGCCTACAATATCAGGGGCTGGATGACGGATATTAACAAAGACCAGATGGCTGTTCCAAATTTAGGGGGGAAATTATTTTCTTATAAAATTAAGTACAATCAGAAGAATGGTCTCACCAATCCTGATCCTGTTTTATTTGCAGGAAAAGACGTAAAACCAAAGTATAACGGAAATATCGCAGAAATAGATTGGAGATCTGTCGAATCTCTGGGAGCAAACCCACCTACAGAACCCAAAAGATATGGTTATGCCTATGATAGTTTAAACAGATTAACGGCAGGATATTATCAGAATCCCAATAATTCAGGAAGTAAAGAAAATACAGAATCATTAGATTATGATTTAAATGGGAATATTACAAATCTCTATAGAACATCTGTTATGGAGAACGGTAATACTACTGCTACTGTAATTGACAAACTCGCCTATACCTATGTGGGAAATCAAGCTGTAAAGATCAAGGATAACAGTAATAACAAAACGGGATATGAAGGCACCGCAGGTTATCCTATTGATTACGATTTGAATGGGAATATGAAAAGTATGATAGATAAGCAGATTACAGGAATAAACTATAATTACTTAAACCTTCCTGATGTTTTGGATATTGACTTTGGCCAGATAACAACCCAAATAAAAACAAATTATCGTGCTGATGGAATAAAACTAAGAAAAGAAAATGTAAAAACTTCTGTAGGAGTGGCAAGTACAACCTGGACTAAAGAAACGACAGATTATCTTGATGGTTTTCAATATCTAAACAAAACATCTTCGGATGGTGGAGCTATTGAAATGTTCTCTAGAGTTCCGATGGAAACAAAGCAAGCATTAGAAATGCAGGCATTTAGAATTAATCCTCCTATTGATATTGACCCAACTCCTATAGATCCGATTATTGTAAATCCTCATAACCCTGAATTGCAATTCTTTCCAACAGCAGAAGGATTTTATGATTATCAAAGAAAAATGTATATTTACCAGTATAAAGATCATTTAGGTAATGTGCGGGTAAGCTATGCAAGAAGTAATACCACAGGATTGCTTGAAATTACAGATGCCAATGATTACTATCCATTTGGAATGAATCATTTAAAGACAGGAAATGCTATTTTTGGCGCTGGAAAGTATCAGAATTACAAGTACAACGGCAAGGAACTTCAAGAGACTGGGATGTATGATTATGGTGCAAGAATGTATATGGCGGATATTGGAAGATGGGGTGTGGTAGATCCGCTGGCGGAGAAATTCTTTGATTTTAGTAATTACAACTATGTTCTAAATAATCCAACAAAATTTGTCGATAAAGATGGAATGGATGTTTATTTATTAAATGAAAATGGAAAATTTATACTTGCAAAAAAACAAGCAGGAGATGACTTAGTTTATGGCTACGATAGTAAAACCGGAAAACTCAATGATAATAATGGAGATAAAAAAGGAGACTATAAGGATGGGATAAGAATAAAAACTAAAGGTTTGGTTGGACAGTTGCAATATTACAGAGATGGTAATAAAGATGATGATAAGTATGGCTATGAAGGATACCATCAATCTATAAAAGAATATAATTCTCAAGTGGAAGATGATATGTTTAACTTATTTAATTATACAGCTAATAATGCAAAAAATGTTGAATTCTCACTTATAGATTTTAATTTAGGTGATAAGAGATATATGGCCTTACAAACATATAATGATACGGGACAGTCTCCTGGACCATCACAAATTGGGGTTGATAAAGGAGTAAATGCCTTTTATCATAACCATCCCTTTTCATCAAAATATAGTGAAAGTTATACAGAAAAAAATGCAATGGGGGTAAGAGAGAATGGTCAGTACTATGGGAGTGGTGGAGATTATGGAAATGCGGTTAAGTATAAAACAAGTTACCCAAATTATGTGTTTTTCCCAAAATCAACTAATCTTTATAATGTGACTAAAACAGGAGTTTATTTTATACAAAAAATTAATAACAATAGTAAAAATTTAAAAAAATGAAAACAATTTTTACGTGCTTGATTTTTCTTTTGTTATTGATAAATTGTAAAAAAGAAAATAAAAATTCTTTTTTCAATGAAAACTTGACAAGAGAGATATTAAGATATCAGAAAAAAAATCAAATTCCAACCAAAAGTTTATATAAACTATTTATATACGAAATTTCTTTTTCGAAACAAAAAGATACAATACTTACAATAACAGTGAATCCTACAGGAATTCAATCAAAAAATAGTTATGGTATTTATAAGAACAAAACTCTTAAACCATCTTATGTGATTGACAACCAAGGTTTAGGAAAAAAATTTATAAAGCTTTATAAAAGAGATAATATAGAAAACTATATTTTAAAAGGTCTCCCACCCAATATTGATGTAATTTATCCTGTTTATAAATATAATGTAAAAGATGATAAATTGATTCTTATTGATTCACTAAGATAATTACATTAAAAGTAGACAAGAGTATCCTATGCTCCCGTACGATTAAATTGTGTGGCAGATACCAAAAACAACAAGTATAAGAGCAAGAAACTACAGGAGACTGGAATTGTTAATAAAGAAGATGAGAATCACTTATTCCAATATAGAAATACATATGTACCAGAACCGGTTCCGGATAACTGAGAATTAAATAATTCAAGCCACTCATTGAGTGGCTTGAATTTTACATAATCGGTTGCAGTTTAGTTTGTTTTAGGAGAGCATTAGGGATAGGGAAATCATGTTGTCCATGGTATCTTTCGGCATTGACTATCTGTATATCTCAAGCAACACAGTGCCTTCAGTAGATTTTAAAATAGGTTTTGTGCTTCAAGCCAAGAAAAATATTAAAATCAAAAAAACAATTTATAACACGACGTATTCTGTCGCTTTACAACAATATTTTCGCATTATAAAAAAAGCAAGTGATAAAAAAACACTAATTAGTGATAAAATTTATATTAAATCTCATTAAAGAGATTTGTTTGTGTGTTAAAAAATGTTAAATTCGCAAGCCATTATAAAACTAAAATTAACTCAAATACACGAACATATGAAGAAATTCTACTCCGTTGCATATATTCTATGCACGGTTCTGGGGCTGTCTGCCCAGGAAGTTTTATGGCAGAAAGATATCAAATCCTCTACACAGGATTTTCTAAGCCAGATTACGACAACAATCGATCAGCAATATTTAATTACCGGAAGCTCAATCCAGTCTTCTAAGATTCAGGAAGGAAATAAACAGAATAACGGCTATGACTTCCATGTGGTAAAACTCAACCAACAAGGAGAAGAAGTCTGGGAAAAATACTTTTCAGGACAGAACCATGATTACCTGTCAGCTTCAGTAGCTACCCAGGAAGGAGGATTTCTTCTCGCCGGAACTTCCTATTCCGGAAAAGGGTTAGATAAAAAAGAAGATTCCAAAGGTGGATCGGACATTTGGTTGATTCGACTTAATGAATTCGGGGATGAATTATGGCAGAAAACACTCGGAACCTCTTCCGATGAAGAAGCAAGATCTGTTATTCAAACAACTGATCTTGGATTCTTTGTAGCCGGAAACATCCAGAACTCAGCTAAAGGGTATGGCTCCAAAGATGTTTTGATAGTAAAACTCGATAAAAACGGGAAAGAACTTTCTCAATCTGTTTTAGGTGGAAAAGGCTTGGATGAAGTAGAGAAAATGATTCCTACGAAAGATGGAGGAGCTTTGTTGGGAATTTATTCCAGAAGCAATATTGGAGGATCAAAAAAGACCGAAAATTATGGTGAAGGAGATTACTATATCATCAAGCTGGGTAAAGAAGGAAAAGTAGAATGGGAAAAGAATTTTGGCGGAAAAGGAGATGATCATATCAGAACACTGGCATTGACATCAGCAGGCTATTTGATTGGTGGCGAATCCAGGTCTGAAAGATCAGGAAATAAAACAGCAGGCATTGAAGAAGGAACAGATCTATGGCTGATTTCATTGAACGAAAGAGGGGAAGAAATCTGGCAGAAATCCCACAATTTTGGGAGCCGGGATATTCTGATGGGGACAAGTGTTATTCAGAGCCAGGATCGGGGAGCCAAGAACCAAGATGTGACCAAAGGAATTTTATTGGGAGGTTATACCCAGGCAGAAGGAAGAATTGAGACTGATGATGAAACCTTCTGGATGCTTTATTTAAATCAAGATGGCAATGAACAGTGGAGAAAGCATGTTAAGGGAGAATCTAGAAAAAGAGAAGAAAGACTTTCCGATATTAAGCTAAACAGAGATGGTTCTATTATTCTGGCAGGAAC
The Chryseobacterium sp. W4I1 DNA segment above includes these coding regions:
- a CDS encoding T9SS type A sorting domain-containing protein, whose protein sequence is MKKFYSVAYILCTVLGLSAQEVLWQKDIKSSTQDFLSQITTTIDQQYLITGSSIQSSKIQEGNKQNNGYDFHVVKLNQQGEEVWEKYFSGQNHDYLSASVATQEGGFLLAGTSYSGKGLDKKEDSKGGSDIWLIRLNEFGDELWQKTLGTSSDEEARSVIQTTDLGFFVAGNIQNSAKGYGSKDVLIVKLDKNGKELSQSVLGGKGLDEVEKMIPTKDGGALLGIYSRSNIGGSKKTENYGEGDYYIIKLGKEGKVEWEKNFGGKGDDHIRTLALTSAGYLIGGESRSERSGNKTAGIEEGTDLWLISLNERGEEIWQKSHNFGSRDILMGTSVIQSQDRGAKNQDVTKGILLGGYTQAEGRIETDDETFWMLYLNQDGNEQWRKHVKGESRKREERLSDIKLNRDGSIILAGTSAEELGKENWKIVKLGDKQLDQLIEKQDIKIYPNPVSDYAYVEIGFDFKEADIMLYDMGGRQLLALKTKNNVTKINTQNLIQGAYLVTIKTDTNKTANAKLIKK
- a CDS encoding DUF6443 domain-containing protein gives rise to the protein MKKIIIPIGFLVMSTLQAQVSNTENYIQSKTYLDYNGTIPTKTSETVQYFDGLGRPKQIVNVKASPLGRDVVTHIEYDQFGRQVNDYLPVPQSQTLNGAIVPTPLANATQPGIYGSEKIYAEKILESSPLDRIQQQIQVGNDWTGKPVKFDYDTNIAGEVKKYIATSAGATSSGVTLSGTYGASQLYKNTITDEDGNKSIEFKNGQGQVLLVRKVISSTENADTYYVYNEYNQLAFVIPPKASAVTDLSTVLGSLCYMYRYDGRNRLVLKKLPGKGWEYMVYDKQDRLIMTQDVVMGASKQWLFTKYDQFGRVAYTGIYTSSQAYGVAGRAAEQALADAKGSNNVTRASTAGFTNSGLDVYYDNGSASYPSSVTKLLSVNYYDTYPAYGFNPAFPSTIQGEPVLTQTPSADGRSTKGLPVMSLVKNIEDDSWTKNYTYYDTKGRPVGSYSINHLGGYTQTEAKLDFSGVPQETFTTHLRRPNEEGISIKERFVYDNQNRLLKHYHQVDNWTEQLLADNSYNELSQLSNKKVGSVSAGVPLQSIDYAYNIRGWMTDINKDQMAVPNLGGKLFSYKIKYNQKNGLTNPDPVLFAGKDVKPKYNGNIAEIDWRSVESLGANPPTEPKRYGYAYDSLNRLTAGYYQNPNNSGSKENTESLDYDLNGNITNLYRTSVMENGNTTATVIDKLAYTYVGNQAVKIKDNSNNKTGYEGTAGYPIDYDLNGNMKSMIDKQITGINYNYLNLPDVLDIDFGQITTQIKTNYRADGIKLRKENVKTSVGVASTTWTKETTDYLDGFQYLNKTSSDGGAIEMFSRVPMETKQALEMQAFRINPPIDIDPTPIDPIIVNPHNPELQFFPTAEGFYDYQRKMYIYQYKDHLGNVRVSYARSNTTGLLEITDANDYYPFGMNHLKTGNAIFGAGKYQNYKYNGKELQETGMYDYGARMYMADIGRWGVVDPLAEKFFDFSNYNYVLNNPTKFVDKDGMDVYLLNENGKFILAKKQAGDDLVYGYDSKTGKLNDNNGDKKGDYKDGIRIKTKGLVGQLQYYRDGNKDDDKYGYEGYHQSIKEYNSQVEDDMFNLFNYTANNAKNVEFSLIDFNLGDKRYMALQTYNDTGQSPGPSQIGVDKGVNAFYHNHPFSSKYSESYTEKNAMGVRENGQYYGSGGDYGNAVKYKTSYPNYVFFPKSTNLYNVTKTGVYFIQKINNNSKNLKK